The Pseudoalteromonas arctica A 37-1-2 genome includes a region encoding these proteins:
- a CDS encoding nuclear transport factor 2 family protein has product MKQVLTFITFLIFSTSIHAEDNNIFTPVSDLFLAVSNVDHTQMRAAVDDSFLLLEHGEVWTINDFINVVKPSDFIRTNYFSVINSRVVGDVAFINYWNKANIKNTERSIDIYWLESAVVSKVGDKWLLSQMHSTRLPQDEIPKGVTFIKQ; this is encoded by the coding sequence ATGAAACAAGTACTTACCTTTATTACATTCCTGATATTTTCGACATCGATACATGCAGAAGATAACAACATATTCACGCCGGTGAGCGATCTTTTTTTGGCTGTTTCTAACGTTGACCACACGCAAATGCGTGCAGCCGTTGATGATTCATTTTTACTTTTAGAGCACGGTGAAGTGTGGACTATTAATGACTTTATAAATGTTGTTAAGCCTTCTGACTTTATAAGAACTAATTATTTTAGTGTTATAAATTCGCGTGTAGTGGGTGATGTTGCTTTTATTAATTACTGGAATAAAGCCAATATTAAAAACACCGAAAGAAGTATTGATATTTATTGGTTAGAAAGTGCCGTTGTATCAAAAGTGGGCGATAAATGGTTGTTATCGCAAATGCACTCAACTCGATTACCCCAAGATGAAATACCTAAAGGTGTCACCTTTATAAAGCAATAG
- a CDS encoding glutathione S-transferase family protein: protein MKIYDVENFPNPLRVRIALAEKNATANVEFVAVDLLNGEHRTEAFLAKNPLAGVPVLELDDGTFISESTAITEYIDTAFEGPSLMGETAKERAVINMMQKRAESMVLDAVATYFHHATDGLGPELETYQNVAWGEKQGEKARQGFSYFNDVLAQSAFVAGEQFSIADITLYAGLVFAGFAQIAIPNELTHLVAWQEKVAKRPSVAA from the coding sequence ATGAAAATTTATGATGTAGAAAACTTTCCAAACCCACTTCGTGTTCGTATCGCTTTAGCTGAAAAAAATGCCACTGCAAATGTTGAGTTTGTAGCTGTTGATTTATTAAATGGTGAGCACAGAACAGAAGCCTTCTTAGCTAAAAACCCATTAGCAGGTGTGCCCGTATTAGAGCTAGATGACGGCACATTTATATCAGAAAGTACCGCTATTACTGAGTATATTGATACCGCATTTGAAGGCCCATCTTTAATGGGTGAAACCGCAAAAGAGCGTGCAGTAATTAACATGATGCAAAAACGCGCAGAATCTATGGTGCTTGACGCTGTGGCAACTTACTTTCATCATGCAACTGATGGCTTAGGTCCAGAGCTTGAAACGTATCAAAATGTGGCTTGGGGTGAAAAACAAGGCGAAAAAGCACGCCAAGGGTTTAGCTATTTTAATGATGTACTAGCGCAATCGGCGTTTGTTGCTGGTGAGCAGTTTAGTATTGCTGATATTACATTGTATGCTGGTCTGGTATTTGCTGGATTTGCACAAATAGCAATCCCGAATGAGTTAACCCATTTAGTTGCATGGCAAGAAAAAGTAGCAAAACGCCCAAGTGTTGCGGCTTAA
- a CDS encoding carbohydrate kinase family protein: MTKLLCLGELLIDMLPQDANNSAYLPIPGGAPANVAVGYAKLGGEASFCGGRGDDHFANQLSNALAQYNVNTDYLFTIAGSQTAMVIVSLDETGERSFGFYRHNTADVLLTPAHLTHINWQEISTLHFCSNTLTESAIANTTVKALELAKANNKLVSFDVNLRYSLWENTSDIASNVKACYTYCDIVKLSRDELNFLAQHSDTTSDDYIQTLLNTGVKLVFLTDGPEPAKVYHSAFTLNESAPKINAVDTTSAGDAFIAGVLYYLNNLGSDLPLADKLNDKASVKDALHFALKCGSKACLAKGAFPALPVLADVL, encoded by the coding sequence ATGACCAAACTTCTGTGCTTAGGCGAGCTATTAATTGATATGCTGCCACAAGATGCTAATAACTCTGCCTATTTACCTATACCAGGTGGCGCACCTGCCAATGTAGCTGTTGGCTATGCAAAACTCGGAGGTGAAGCTTCATTTTGTGGTGGTAGAGGGGACGATCATTTTGCCAATCAATTAAGTAATGCATTAGCGCAATACAATGTAAATACAGACTATTTATTTACCATTGCAGGCTCACAAACCGCTATGGTTATAGTAAGCCTTGATGAAACCGGCGAGCGTAGTTTTGGCTTTTATCGCCATAACACAGCCGATGTACTATTAACCCCGGCGCATTTAACGCATATAAATTGGCAAGAAATAAGCACACTACACTTTTGTTCAAACACATTAACCGAATCAGCAATTGCCAACACAACAGTTAAAGCGCTAGAACTTGCAAAAGCGAATAATAAGCTCGTCAGTTTTGATGTAAATTTACGCTACAGCTTGTGGGAAAACACAAGCGATATAGCAAGCAATGTAAAAGCTTGTTACACCTATTGTGACATAGTAAAACTCTCGCGTGATGAGCTTAATTTTTTAGCTCAGCATAGTGATACAACGAGCGATGATTACATTCAAACGCTATTAAATACCGGAGTAAAACTGGTGTTTTTAACCGATGGGCCAGAGCCTGCCAAGGTTTACCACAGCGCATTTACACTTAACGAATCTGCACCAAAAATAAACGCCGTAGATACAACAAGCGCAGGGGATGCATTTATAGCGGGGGTTTTATACTACTTAAATAACTTAGGAAGTGATTTACCACTAGCAGATAAACTAAATGATAAAGCGAGCGTAAAAGACGCCCTGCACTTTGCTCTTAAATGTGGTTCTAAAGCGTGTTTAGCAAAAGGGGCATTTCCGGCATTACCTGTACTGGCTGATGTACTTTAA
- a CDS encoding carbohydrate kinase family protein, with product MSILINHKSGENVSVSCFGEVLWDCFDSGKRLGGAPLNMCVRINSLGIKADMISAVGNDELGAELLGEITSKGVSCEYIAINSDKKTSTVEVTLDSGGSASYEIVADTAWDNIALTDELLSKVKSSDVFVFGSLIGRSEASLATLNQLVDVANFKVFDVNLRAPHYKLETLVDLMNKADFIKLNDEELYEIAKAMGCKFHSLEQNLAFIAQQTNTDYLCVTKGSHGALLTIKGENFYNSGYLISVIDTVGAGDSFLGSLIYQLCSNDDAQYAVDFACAVGAMVAESSGATPTLTHEQISEFMNPL from the coding sequence ATGAGCATTTTAATTAATCATAAATCAGGCGAAAACGTAAGTGTTAGCTGTTTTGGCGAAGTACTGTGGGATTGTTTTGATTCAGGTAAACGCTTAGGTGGCGCGCCACTTAATATGTGTGTGCGTATTAACTCACTTGGCATTAAAGCCGACATGATCAGCGCTGTTGGTAACGACGAGTTAGGCGCTGAGTTACTAGGCGAAATTACTAGCAAAGGCGTAAGCTGCGAATACATTGCTATTAATAGTGACAAAAAAACTAGCACGGTTGAGGTAACGCTCGACAGTGGTGGCTCTGCAAGTTATGAAATAGTGGCAGATACTGCGTGGGATAATATAGCGCTTACCGATGAGTTACTTAGTAAAGTTAAAAGTAGCGATGTATTTGTATTTGGCAGCCTAATTGGGCGAAGCGAAGCGTCTTTAGCAACGTTAAATCAACTAGTTGATGTAGCAAACTTTAAGGTATTTGACGTAAATCTACGTGCACCGCATTACAAGCTAGAAACACTTGTAGATTTAATGAATAAAGCAGACTTTATTAAGTTAAACGATGAAGAGCTATACGAAATTGCAAAAGCGATGGGTTGTAAGTTTCATTCGCTTGAACAAAATTTAGCGTTTATAGCACAGCAAACAAATACCGATTACTTATGTGTAACCAAAGGCAGCCACGGTGCTTTATTAACAATCAAAGGCGAAAATTTTTATAATTCAGGTTATTTAATTAGCGTAATTGACACTGTTGGCGCAGGGGATTCGTTTTTAGGTTCGTTAATTTATCAGCTTTGTAGCAACGACGACGCGCAATATGCCGTTGACTTTGCATGTGCCGTTGGAGCAATGGTCGCCGAAAGTTCTGGTGCAACACCTACTTTAACGCATGAACAAATTAGTGAGTTTATGAACCCACTTTAA
- a CDS encoding mannitol dehydrogenase family protein, with protein MTQYQHTNALVTGLNQQSLAQLPSHVDTPTYDRSAVKAGIVHIGVGGFHRAHQAVYVNELLKTPGSEQWGICGVGLLEGNRGLRDTLKQQDYLYTLTVRHPDGKIDNKVIGSMIDFLFAPEDKQAVINKLAHSDTKIVSLTITEGGYNFNPATGEFDYSNSDIINDINNPNDPITAFGYITAALKLRKEQGLGAFTVQSCDNIQHNGNVTRKMLLAFATEQDKNLSEWIEQNVSFPNAMVDRITPVSKKSDIDYVVDAYGVSDEWPITCESFTQWVIEDTFSDGRPNWDVVGAQFVTDVTPYETMKIRLLNAGHSVLGLLGSIHGYGTIDETVSDELFATYLRAFMDKEVTPNLEPLEGIDLESYKDTLIERFANPNIKDSLARICSESSAKLPKFLIATINENLVQGRDVSLATLVIATWCLYSDKGLSENGEQLEIQDAMHKELNSYAQETQTSPIAFLKLTSLFGKLEHNETFTAEYKKSIAALYAPNSKIKAIMQAVLDQKSN; from the coding sequence ATGACACAATACCAACACACAAACGCTCTTGTTACAGGGCTAAACCAACAGAGCTTGGCTCAATTACCAAGCCATGTTGATACACCAACCTACGACCGTAGCGCAGTTAAAGCCGGTATTGTACATATTGGTGTGGGCGGCTTTCATCGTGCTCACCAAGCGGTATATGTTAACGAGCTTTTAAAAACCCCAGGCTCTGAGCAATGGGGCATATGTGGTGTTGGCCTGTTAGAGGGTAACCGTGGTTTGCGTGATACTTTAAAGCAGCAAGATTACCTTTATACGCTTACTGTTAGGCACCCAGACGGTAAAATAGATAACAAAGTAATTGGCTCAATGATCGACTTTTTGTTTGCCCCAGAGGACAAACAAGCGGTAATTAATAAACTCGCACACAGCGATACTAAAATTGTGTCGCTTACTATTACCGAAGGCGGTTATAACTTTAACCCGGCAACGGGCGAATTTGATTACAGCAATTCAGATATTATTAACGACATTAATAACCCGAACGACCCAATTACGGCGTTTGGTTACATTACTGCTGCGCTAAAACTGCGTAAAGAGCAAGGTTTGGGCGCGTTTACAGTACAGTCGTGCGATAACATTCAGCATAACGGTAACGTAACACGCAAAATGCTTTTAGCCTTTGCCACAGAGCAAGACAAAAACCTAAGTGAGTGGATTGAGCAAAACGTATCGTTTCCAAATGCAATGGTTGACCGCATAACACCTGTATCTAAAAAGAGTGATATTGATTACGTGGTTGATGCCTATGGTGTTAGCGACGAGTGGCCAATTACCTGTGAGTCGTTTACACAATGGGTAATAGAGGACACATTTAGTGACGGCCGACCAAATTGGGACGTTGTTGGTGCACAGTTTGTTACTGATGTAACGCCTTATGAAACCATGAAAATACGTTTACTTAATGCAGGGCATTCTGTACTTGGTTTATTAGGTTCAATCCATGGCTACGGCACTATTGACGAAACGGTATCGGATGAATTATTTGCCACATACCTACGTGCTTTTATGGATAAAGAAGTAACGCCAAATCTTGAACCACTTGAAGGCATTGACCTTGAAAGTTACAAAGATACGTTAATAGAGCGTTTTGCTAATCCTAATATTAAAGACAGCCTAGCGCGTATCTGTAGTGAAAGCTCAGCTAAACTGCCTAAGTTTTTAATTGCCACAATTAACGAAAACCTAGTACAAGGTCGAGATGTTTCACTGGCAACGCTTGTTATTGCTACTTGGTGTTTATACAGCGATAAAGGTTTAAGTGAAAACGGCGAGCAACTTGAAATTCAAGATGCGATGCACAAAGAGCTTAATTCTTACGCGCAAGAGACTCAAACTAGCCCGATTGCATTTTTAAAGTTAACGAGCTTGTTTGGTAAGCTTGAGCATAACGAAACGTTTACTGCTGAATATAAAAAGTCGATTGCTGCGTTGTATGCACCTAATAGTAAAATTAAAGCCATTATGCAGGCTGTACTTGATCAAAAGAGTAACTAA
- a CDS encoding purine-cytosine permease family protein, with protein sequence MATSPHTHTFKDVNEEQLPVANNKLHGWKHFAGLYAGEHVAATEFVIGATFVALGASTIDILLGLLIGNLLAMCSWWLITAPIAVQTRLSLYNYLNKIAGNSMTKLYNWANVVIFSVISAAMITVSSTAVRFLFDIPAQLDWYPNSFWFVAIVLAVGSIVVFVAMYGFSTVADFSKLCAPWLFVIFIAGSFALFPELSNHVLGSTSLTSFSDFMTIGDSSIWTGTNADGEKGIGLLEVIGFAWAANSITHFGLIDMAIFRFAKRKSYGLFSGVGMFFGHYLAWISAGIMGAGVAVLLKTTISSLDPGDVAYHALGWTGFVIVIIAGWTTANANLYRAGLAAQSIFVNQSRERTTAIVGVVTVIIACFPFVFSQMLPLLTYAGLLVVPVGGIVFAEHVLFPKIGLTRYWAKYKNITRSIPAIASWALALVFGFGLNAIDVMSFYYLFIPTWIFTIVIYTLLAKKYGAGEDYTQEIAAEEQEQRDIKEYQAAEAKDIPKPVIDSSVFTKVLNGISTISLVIIFIFASQVMFFSDTMVMYSANKSQFEIACFICTVIYFVTAYWSLKRHKVLNTAS encoded by the coding sequence ATGGCAACGAGTCCACACACACACACATTTAAAGATGTAAACGAAGAGCAACTTCCGGTTGCTAATAATAAGCTTCACGGCTGGAAACATTTTGCAGGGCTATACGCTGGTGAACATGTTGCTGCCACTGAATTTGTTATTGGTGCAACGTTTGTTGCATTAGGCGCTTCAACCATCGACATTCTACTGGGTTTATTAATAGGTAACCTGTTAGCAATGTGTTCTTGGTGGCTAATTACGGCACCCATCGCAGTACAAACCCGCTTAAGTTTATATAACTACTTAAACAAAATTGCTGGTAACTCAATGACCAAGCTCTATAACTGGGCTAACGTGGTTATTTTTAGTGTTATATCGGCGGCCATGATCACGGTATCCTCCACGGCCGTGCGGTTTTTGTTCGACATACCCGCGCAGCTTGACTGGTATCCAAACAGCTTTTGGTTTGTCGCTATTGTTTTAGCCGTTGGCTCTATTGTTGTATTTGTTGCTATGTATGGCTTTTCAACCGTTGCTGACTTTTCAAAACTGTGCGCGCCCTGGCTATTTGTTATATTTATTGCAGGCTCGTTCGCGTTATTCCCTGAGCTTTCAAACCACGTATTAGGGTCTACCTCTTTAACTAGCTTTAGCGACTTTATGACCATAGGCGACTCCTCCATCTGGACGGGCACCAATGCCGATGGCGAAAAAGGCATTGGCCTATTAGAAGTGATTGGTTTTGCATGGGCTGCTAACTCAATTACTCATTTTGGTTTAATCGACATGGCTATTTTTAGATTTGCCAAACGCAAAAGCTATGGCTTGTTCTCTGGTGTGGGCATGTTTTTTGGGCATTACTTAGCGTGGATCTCTGCCGGTATTATGGGCGCAGGTGTTGCGGTATTACTTAAAACAACTATTTCATCACTTGATCCGGGCGATGTTGCATACCATGCATTAGGTTGGACTGGCTTTGTTATTGTAATTATTGCCGGTTGGACTACAGCTAACGCAAACCTTTACCGTGCAGGCCTTGCAGCGCAATCTATATTTGTTAATCAATCACGTGAACGCACCACCGCTATTGTAGGTGTTGTAACCGTAATAATTGCGTGCTTCCCGTTTGTATTTTCACAAATGCTACCACTACTTACCTACGCCGGTTTATTAGTTGTGCCAGTGGGCGGCATTGTGTTTGCTGAACATGTGTTATTTCCTAAAATTGGCCTAACACGTTACTGGGCTAAATATAAAAATATTACCCGCAGCATCCCTGCTATTGCCTCATGGGCACTTGCACTTGTGTTCGGTTTTGGCTTAAACGCAATTGATGTAATGTCGTTTTACTACTTGTTTATTCCTACCTGGATTTTCACCATCGTTATTTACACACTTTTAGCTAAAAAATACGGTGCCGGTGAAGATTACACGCAAGAGATTGCAGCAGAAGAGCAAGAGCAACGTGATATTAAAGAATATCAAGCAGCTGAGGCTAAAGACATTCCAAAGCCAGTAATCGATAGCTCTGTATTTACCAAAGTTCTTAATGGCATATCGACTATTTCATTGGTGATTATTTTTATATTTGCCAGCCAAGTGATGTTTTTCAGTGACACTATGGTGATGTACAGCGCTAATAAGTCGCAGTTCGAAATTGCCTGTTTTATTTGTACTGTTATTTATTTTGTTACTGCGTACTGGTCGTTAAAACGCCATAAAGTACTCAATACAGCATCGTAA
- a CDS encoding TetR/AcrR family transcriptional regulator, producing the protein MSKKEALLKAAENKVRLGGYSNFSFRELASEVGIKSASVHYHFPTKADLGAELAHQYTNSFLAALGEPSELKASGKNPIDVYTQLFRSALVTDRKMCLCGLLGAESDSLPDKVRLEVKRFFNQNLTWLSAAHLANGDLNPTKAAIQTVSLLEGAMMISKTLDDNSYFELATQ; encoded by the coding sequence GTGAGTAAAAAAGAAGCGTTATTAAAAGCAGCTGAAAACAAGGTGCGCCTTGGCGGGTACAGTAATTTTAGTTTTAGAGAGCTCGCAAGCGAAGTTGGAATTAAGAGCGCCAGTGTGCACTATCACTTTCCGACTAAGGCCGATTTAGGTGCTGAGCTTGCTCATCAATATACTAATTCTTTTTTAGCTGCGTTAGGCGAGCCAAGCGAGCTTAAAGCAAGCGGTAAAAATCCTATTGATGTGTACACTCAGCTTTTTAGAAGTGCATTAGTAACCGATCGTAAAATGTGTTTATGTGGTTTGCTAGGAGCCGAAAGCGATAGCCTTCCAGATAAAGTACGCCTTGAAGTAAAACGCTTTTTTAATCAAAATTTAACATGGCTTAGCGCTGCGCACTTAGCTAATGGTGACCTCAACCCTACTAAAGCGGCTATTCAAACAGTGAGCCTGCTTGAGGGCGCTATGATGATAAGCAAAACGCTCGACGATAACAGTTACTTTGAACTTGCAACTCAGTAA
- a CDS encoding cupin domain-containing protein: protein MKIAADFSKRVVVHSETLPWVASPMAGVDRRALDRVGDEVARATTIVRYAPGSEFSPHVHTGGEEFVVLEGVFQDEHGDFVAGSYIRNPPQSKHKPGSENGCVIFVKLWQFQPDDRTHVRLQTDLMQSTAHPSFKNVAVTPLYKDDFEDVSLLDFKPNACMVISAKGGAELLVLEGSFDEQADTLVKNSWLRVPINSSVNVKAGSNGAKVWLKTGHLTDVENQISRVQNA, encoded by the coding sequence ATGAAAATTGCTGCCGATTTTAGTAAACGAGTTGTGGTACATAGCGAAACGCTACCGTGGGTTGCATCGCCAATGGCGGGTGTTGATAGACGAGCACTGGACCGAGTGGGCGACGAAGTTGCTCGCGCAACGACTATTGTTCGTTATGCACCTGGCAGTGAATTTTCGCCGCATGTTCATACAGGCGGTGAAGAGTTTGTTGTGCTTGAAGGGGTATTTCAAGATGAACATGGTGACTTTGTGGCAGGTTCTTATATCCGTAACCCACCGCAATCAAAGCACAAACCGGGGTCTGAAAATGGCTGCGTTATATTTGTAAAGTTATGGCAGTTTCAGCCAGATGATCGAACCCACGTGCGTTTACAAACAGACTTGATGCAAAGTACGGCGCACCCTAGTTTTAAAAATGTAGCCGTAACCCCTTTATACAAAGACGATTTTGAAGACGTAAGCTTGTTGGACTTTAAGCCCAACGCCTGCATGGTTATAAGCGCAAAAGGCGGAGCAGAGCTGCTAGTACTGGAAGGCTCATTTGATGAGCAAGCCGATACCCTTGTAAAAAACAGTTGGTTAAGAGTGCCTATTAACAGCTCTGTTAACGTTAAAGCGGGAAGTAATGGTGCAAAAGTATGGCTTAAAACGGGCCATTTAACTGATGTAGAAAACCAGATATCTCGCGTACAAAATGCGTAA
- a CDS encoding STAS/SEC14 domain-containing protein yields MVHTTHGLSIGLERAGREFFLKLKAVGTLTHDDYKIITPMINSALGEVKHPVVNALIDGSELEGWELRAAWDDLKLGVKHSKEFKKVAIYGNKEWQARMAKIGNWFISGEVQYFENATAAIDWLDE; encoded by the coding sequence ATGGTACACACAACACATGGTTTATCGATTGGTCTTGAACGTGCAGGAAGAGAGTTTTTTTTAAAACTTAAAGCCGTTGGTACGCTTACTCACGACGACTACAAAATAATTACACCAATGATAAATTCAGCTCTTGGCGAAGTTAAGCACCCAGTCGTGAACGCCTTAATAGATGGTAGCGAACTTGAAGGTTGGGAACTACGCGCAGCGTGGGATGACTTAAAGTTAGGTGTTAAGCACTCTAAAGAATTTAAAAAAGTAGCTATTTACGGTAATAAAGAGTGGCAAGCTCGAATGGCAAAAATAGGTAACTGGTTTATCTCGGGTGAGGTTCAATACTTTGAAAATGCTACCGCAGCCATAGATTGGCTAGATGAATAG
- a CDS encoding carbon starvation CstA family protein encodes MIIFFICLTILILGYKFYSPFVEKQAGLDSTADTPQKRFSEGVDYVAIHPVRAFLIQFLNIAGVGPIFGPILGALYGPVALVWIVLGNVLGGAVHDFFSGVMSIKEDGKSLPEIAGHYYNVVFKGFMLVFTAMLLFFVGVVFIMSPAGLLSNLDFFEGTILANNTFWVLAILAYYFLATLLPIDKIITKFYPIFGALMIVMTVAIAISLLINAPHLPVPSDFLAYFEADHAHDFLEPNPDGLPTWPLLFITITCGAISGFHSTQAPIIARCLTNEKYVRPVYYGAMMCEGIVGCVWALAGIAAFPDGYAGLKALLDQGGPGLVVNHVANSYLGVFGGIMAIIAVAVFPITSGDTAFRSLRLTVVDAFNIPQSLRNRLLVAVPILTIAYFMTKLDFSLIWRYFAFSNMLLSTSVLWLATKYLFDRGTFHWIASVPAVIATAVTVSYIGTAAIGLNLSSDLGKPIGAVVTVIGLIVLAIVHSKHKVKPTAV; translated from the coding sequence ATGATCATCTTTTTTATCTGCCTCACTATTTTAATACTGGGCTATAAGTTTTACAGCCCATTTGTTGAAAAACAAGCCGGTTTGGATTCAACTGCTGACACACCACAAAAACGCTTTAGCGAGGGTGTTGATTACGTAGCTATTCACCCTGTACGAGCATTTTTAATTCAGTTTTTAAACATTGCTGGCGTAGGTCCAATATTTGGCCCAATTTTAGGTGCTTTATACGGACCAGTTGCACTAGTATGGATTGTACTTGGTAATGTTTTAGGTGGCGCTGTACACGACTTCTTCTCAGGTGTAATGAGTATAAAAGAAGACGGTAAAAGCTTACCAGAAATCGCAGGCCATTATTACAACGTCGTATTTAAAGGCTTTATGCTTGTATTTACTGCCATGCTACTGTTTTTTGTAGGTGTGGTATTTATTATGAGCCCTGCAGGTTTGCTAAGTAACCTTGATTTTTTTGAAGGTACAATACTGGCAAATAATACCTTTTGGGTACTCGCTATTTTAGCGTATTACTTTTTAGCTACCTTGCTACCAATTGATAAAATCATTACTAAGTTTTACCCAATTTTTGGTGCGCTAATGATTGTAATGACAGTGGCAATTGCTATTTCATTACTTATTAATGCGCCGCACTTACCGGTACCAAGTGACTTTTTAGCTTACTTTGAAGCTGACCATGCTCACGACTTTTTAGAACCAAATCCAGATGGACTACCAACATGGCCATTGTTATTTATAACAATTACCTGTGGTGCTATTAGTGGTTTTCACTCTACTCAAGCGCCAATTATTGCGCGCTGTTTAACTAACGAAAAATACGTACGTCCAGTTTACTACGGCGCAATGATGTGTGAAGGTATTGTAGGTTGTGTATGGGCACTTGCTGGTATTGCAGCGTTCCCAGATGGTTACGCTGGCTTAAAAGCATTGCTTGATCAAGGTGGTCCAGGTTTAGTTGTTAACCATGTAGCTAACAGTTACTTAGGTGTATTTGGCGGTATAATGGCAATTATTGCAGTAGCCGTTTTCCCAATTACTTCTGGTGATACAGCGTTCCGCTCATTACGTTTAACAGTTGTTGATGCGTTTAATATTCCGCAAAGTTTACGTAATCGCTTATTAGTGGCTGTACCTATACTTACTATTGCTTACTTTATGACGAAACTCGATTTTTCATTAATTTGGCGCTACTTTGCATTTTCAAACATGCTGCTTTCTACAAGCGTATTATGGCTTGCCACTAAGTACTTGTTTGACCGTGGTACATTCCATTGGATTGCGAGTGTTCCTGCTGTTATAGCAACTGCGGTAACGGTTTCTTATATTGGTACTGCCGCAATTGGTCTTAACTTATCAAGTGATTTAGGTAAACCTATTGGCGCTGTAGTAACAGTGATTGGCTTAATTGTTTTAGCTATTGTGCACTCTAAGCATAAAGTTAAACCAACAGCGGTTTAA